In Chitinophaga oryzae, the sequence AAGACAGCGGCCACTTCTTCCTCGCTGGCGCCGGGCATCAGGAGATAGTCAACAGTTTTTATTTTGATGGACTGCATAAACTGCCGCAAACAGGGCTGGGGCTCTGCAGTGCTAAAATGTCTTTTAATTGCTTCACGGAGATTATCGGCATAATTAACCAGACGACAGTTGGCAGGGGTACCGTTCTTCCTGCCGCTAATAGCATAAACAGCGGCTTCTTCAGGCAATTCGTCCAGATTATCTTTTTCATCAAGATTATTATCCGCTTTATAAATACGGAAGTCAGACACCTTTTCCCTGAGGGTTTTACTACGTTGTTCCATAGATGTAAAAGTTATTAGTGGATAAACACATGCTACAGTAGTTGGCAACAGATACAAAAATCCCTGGCTAACGAAATGGCATTAAGGCAATACGATCAGGATACGGACAGCATATATCCCTGTAAAACTATCACAACGTGGATATTCAGGCATTCCCTAACGTGGCATTTTTTTCTTTTTCTTCCCGGCTGAATGTTACTCTGTAGTCCAGTGCCGACAGCTTCTTTTCTGTGTTAATCCGAAAACTAAAGTCTCCGAACCTGGACAGTTCATCCCATATCCTTCCGGCATCCTGCTTAGGCCGCACAAAAAAAGTGGCGGCACTTCTGCGTGTAATTAAGTTTTCATAGGGCAACTCCCAGGCATCCACAACACCATCAGCAACTAACCGGTCCAAGGCATCTTTAACTTCGATTATTTCGGGTACATGCATAACAGTAAATTGAATTAAGGAAATCCGATTAACAACAATAAAATAAATTTATACTAAAATAGTTCAACATCCAAATCATTTGCAGATTATCTCGCAAGAAATTACCGATATTTTCCTAGAGTGGTGAAAGGTCCTTCTCCTGCTGCCGGGAATGGTATCTGCGCATAATTATCCTACTGATCATTTCGACATTTTCAGCCTCTTCAAACACCTTCATATGATCGCATTTTTTCAACGACACTTCATTGTAAGCTCCGCCTGCAAATTGTTCCCACGTGGTCACAAACGCTGCATTTCCGCTACTGCTCTGCGGATTGGTAAAATTGACGACATCTCCCCTAACAGGTGCTTTTCCCTGCTGATACTTTGAGAACAGCCGGTTGGCCGCTACCAGTACCCTCCTGTATCTTTCAATAAACAGGGCAGCATCTGCTTCCCGTCCATACATTTCCTGCAACATATTCACCGCATGCTCTATCTCCAGAAGTCCTGTCCGCTCATCTTCTTCCGGGCTATAGTTCTGTTGCGGAAAACTGTCTATGATAAACAATGTCACCGAAAACCCCTTCTCTTCCAGCATACGCGCAGTTTCATAAGCCAGCAGACCGCCAAAAGAATATCCCAGCAAAACACATTCACCGTATGCTGCTGATCTTCCTATCTTCTCACAGAAATACCCGATAAGTTCTTCCATGCCTGCTGCCGGTTCTTCTCCGGCCTTCAGGCCTTTCAGATAAAACAGGTGCGGGTCTGCCACATCTTTAATCCTATCAGCCAGTTTATCATATATCAGGCTGATACCCCCATAAGGAGGAAAAAAGAACAAAGGCGGCTTTTTACCACGTCCTTCTCCGGTTGACTCCTGCAGGATGGTTTCCCCCAGATCAGGTGTTAAGAGGGCAGCCTGTTTTTCAACAGTATCATATTTAAACAAGTCCATCATTTCTATTCTCCGCCCAAACTGTTCATTCATTCTGTTCCACAGTTTGATGATCCTGATAGAATCGCCTCCCATCCGGAAGAAGCTGTCGTGTTTACCAAAATCGCTGACTTTCAGCACAGCTTCCCATATTTTTCTGACAGCTGTTTCCCGGAGCGTATATACCACGTCCTGCTGTTCCTGCTGGCGGACGCCTTTTCCTGATGCAGACAATGCCTTCAGATCAGGTTTACCGCTGGCGTTTAACGGGATCCTTGGCAATTTGCCGAAATATGCCGGTATCATATAGTCCGGCAATATACTGCCCAGGTATGCCCTTAGCTGTCCTTCATCCGGCCCTGTATCACAAACATAATAGCAAAACAGTTCAGTAGTGCCGTTGCTGTTCTCTGTAGTGACTTCAGCGTCCTGCATTCCAGGGTATCTCAACACGGTATTTCTGATTTCCTGTAACTCTACTCTGTGACCACGTATTTTTACCTGCCTGTCCTTTCTGCCGGTGAATACCAGCCTTCCTGTTTCAGACCAGTATCCCCTGTCACCGGTGTTATAGACAACTGCTCCCGGATTAAACGGATCAGATATAAAGTATTTCCGCGTAAGCTCCGGCTGATTGAGATATCCGGCAGCTACGCCTGCACCGCCGATATAAATGGTTCCCTCCACACCTATCGGCATCAGCTGCAGCTGATCATTGCAGATATAAACCGCTGTATCGGTGATGGGCGTACCTATATAGCTGAGATCTGCGGTACCCGCGATTCGGCAGGATGCAGACCAAATGGTTGTTTCCGTAGGTCCATACACGTTCCAGAAGCGCGGTATGCTGGCGAACAACGTTTCTCCCAATGATACCGGCAGGAACTCTCCCCCGGAGAGCGCCTTTTTCAGCTTCCTCACCGCGTTACCGTGCTCAGCTGCGAGGGTGGCCCATATAGTAGGAGTAGCCTGGAAAATAGTTGCCTGGCCGCACTCAATACCCTGCAGTATATCGCTCATTTTTATTCCAAGGTCCTGATTACGGCAGAGAATCAGAGGAATACCGCTCATTAGCGGCAGAAAGATCTCCAGTACAGAAATGTCAAAAGTGTAGTTCGTGGCCGACAGCCATTGATCACGCTGACTAATCTCCAGCTCCCGCTGCATATGGGTCAGCAGGTTCAGAAGCCCCTGATGTTTAACTGCCACCCCTTTAGGCTGGCCGGTGGAACCAGAGGTATACATTACATAACACAGACTCTCCGGTGTTATTGCCGCTACAACGGCAGCCTTGCTTTGACCTGCGAAAGCAGTATCCTGCACATTCTGCAGATTTATCCCGAACACTGACGCCCTTTGCTTGCTGGCGTTGTCCGTCAGCAACACCCGTATAGCAGTATCCTGCAGGATGACAGCAATCCTTGCATCCGGGCTTTGCACGTCCAGCGGTACATAAGCGGCACCGATTTTCATAATGGCCATCATGCTCATGACCATCTCCGGAGAACTGCCCATAAACAGTCCAACCAGGTCTCCCGGCGCTACCTGTAAATCGTGCTGCAATGCATAGGCCATCGCATGGACCTTTTCCGATAAAAAGCGGGCAGTGAAATAACTATCGCCACAAACCAACACCACACCGCCGGGGCGTTTTTCCATTGCCTCTTCTATATGGTCTATCAGTTGCTGCTTCGGCGCAACCGCTGCCAAGGGGGGATTGAAAGCATGCAAAATTTTTTCTTTGTCTGCTGCCGACAACAATTCAACATCATCCAGTGTTTTGCCTGCTTCCGTATACACGGTATTTAAGATATGCTGGCAGTGGTCTTGCATGGCCACCATCGCATCCAATGAAAAAAGCGCAGGATCATACAATAAGGTCAGACTAACATTGTCGTCATAAACTTTAAAATTAAAGGTAAGATCAAACTCATTCAGCCGGTCTTCTTCGAACTGCGCTTCCCTGTTAGCATCTTGTTGTGGGCCGGGCTTTCTATCCTTTCATAAACCACAAACACATCAAAAAGCGGAGCCCTGCTCAGATCTCTGTCGTTTACCAGTTCCGACACCATTTCCAGATAAGGATAACCTGCATGTTCCAGGGCATCAATGATCATTTTTGCATTAGCGGATAGTATTTGCTCCACGGTGTCGGTTCCGTTCATATTGCACCTGACCGCTAAGTTATTGAGGAAAAATCCGATCAGGTCTTTGACTTCCGGCCTGTTTCTGTTGATTGCGGGAAAGCCGACGATCATCTCCTGCTGACCGGTATATTTATAAAGTAATACGGAGACAATGGTAAACAAGGTGGCAAATACATTGGTATCAGACCGCCGTCCTATTTCGTTCAGCTTCGTTATTGTATGCGCTTCGAAAAGCCGTGACACAGCATGGCTGATATACCCTTTAATCCTTGGCCTTGGGCGTTCAATCCGTAGATTGAGCGCCGGAACATCTCCTCTAAAAATGTCACTCCAATATGCTTTATCGCTCGCATGTTTGCCGGCAACAATACGGCCCTGCTCCCATTCAGCATAATCCTTGTATTGTATTGCCAGTTCCTTCATCCGGAAAGGAATACCCAGCAACAGATCATGATACAGCTGCCGCAACTGGTCAATAAAGAGCGCGGAAGACCACTGGTCTGCAATAATATGATGCATTGTAATGCCCACAACGAACCGGTCATCCGTCGGCCGGAACACTAATACACGCCACAGCGGCGCTTCATCAAGGCGAAAGATGTGTTTTCCTTCTTCCTCCATCACCTGTGCCAACACCGCTTCCGGTGCGGAAACCTGCCGCAGGTCCCGGTATTCAAGATAAACTGCTGCCTGATCGGGAGGCAATATCTTTTGAAACGGCACTTCGTCCACCTGAATAAAAATTGTCCTAAGCACTTCCTGTCGCTTCGTGAGTTCTTTCAACGCCTGGTATAACAGCGCCTCATCAAAAGCATCCGTCGTCTCATATGTGTTCTGTATGTTATTGGTTATTTTTTCTCCCAACAGGTTCTGCAACACCCAAAAGCGTCTCTGGAACGAAGACAACTGATAATGTCCTGCGTCTCTCACTTTCGGAATAAGGTCCGGGTCGCCGTTTCTGTTGACCGATATTTTCCTTGCTAAAGAGGACAACACCGGAAACTCAAATATATCCCTGAGTTTAATGCTGTTGTCCAGATTTTTAAAGATATAGGACATCAGCTTCATGGCCTTCAGAGAGTCTCCTCCGGCGTTGAAGAAATTGTCGTCTATGCCAATATTATTCATATTGAGCAGATCGCGGCACAGATTGAGCAATGTTGTTTCCATTTCGCTCAGTAAAGTCGTCTTAACGGCTTTATCTTTTTTCAGGAAGTGCGCCATCAGTTGCTTACGATCTGTTTTACCAGAGCTGTTCAGCGGAAACTGGTCCATACGGACCAGGTTGTTCGGAACCATATATCCCGGCAGCTGCTGTTCGAGATAGTGCCTGAGTGTGTCGGGTTGAACCTTGCCGTCTGACAAATAAAAAGCCACGAGCTGCTGCACATCATTTTCCTGGCGATTCAGCAGCACGATGCAGTCCTCAACGTCAGAATGCCGGAGAAACGCTTTTTCTATTTCGCCCAACTCTATCCGGTACCCCCTGATCTTAACCTGATTATCCTTCCTGCCATTGAAGTATAGCAAACCTTCTTCGTCCTGCACTCCGAAATCACCGGTTTTGTACATTTTTTCTCCTGCTGCGAAAGGATTGTCCAAAAAACGCTCGCCGGTAAGCTCTTCTTTATTGAGGTAACCTCTACCGACACCTTTCCCGCCAATGTAGATCTCTCCGGGAGTACCCGGGAGCTGAGGCTCCAGTGCGTCGTTCAGCAATAAAACGCTATAACCGGGTAGCGCGCGGCCTATAGGCAAACTTCGGCCTGCCTCCGGCATTTCTGTTATATTATAGTAGGTAGCATCTACGCAACATTCCGTAGGACCGTAGATGTTACTTACCTTCACTCCGCCGGCCATCGCTGTGCTATCCGTAAATTTACGGACGAGCGCCGGCGACCAGCTTTCCCCCGCAACCAATATATGTTTCAGCTGTAACGTAGCCAGGTTCCCCTGCACCTCATCGAGCAATACTTCAAACATACCTGGCGTAAAATCTATTATTTCAATTGCCCTGCTTATAAGGAATGATGCCAGCCGGGCCGGGTTCTTCCGGATGTCATCTCCGATAAGGAACAATGTATCTCCGGAAAAGAATGAAACCCCGTACTGCTGTACAGAAGCGTCAAAAAATACAGGTGCCTGCTGTGCGATAAAAAGTGTCTGCGCTGCCGGTACGGTAACCACCCGGTCCCTGATACCGGCACAAAGATTAACAACGGCCCCGTGCTCCATCATTACCCCTTTGGGCTGCCCGGTCGAACCCGAGGTATAGATAACGTAAGCCAGATCATCGCTGGCTGGCAAATGGCCCACGTATCTGTTATCCGCCGACCACTGCATATCTGACAGACATAATGTCCCGACACCGGAAAAAACAGGTTGCGCAGATTCGTTTTGCGTCAAGAGAAGGCGCATACCGCTATCACTGATTACACGAGAAGTCCGTTCCGCAGGATCGAGGTAGTTCAATGGCAGGTAAGCCGCCCCTGCTTTTAAGATTCCCAGGAATGCTATCATTGTCTGATCGGTGGGCGCGCCATACCATCCCACAATATCCCCTTTATTTATAAGGTAATTTTCTCCAAGATAACCGGCTAACTGATCAGCACATCTGTCCAGCGCGCGGTAAGTCAAGTGCACATCGCCCGCAACCACAGCAACCCTGTCACCATGATTATCCGCATGGTCTTTCACTGCCTCTACGAGTGAACTATAAACAGTTGGGACAGCGGGCACTGCTTCCATATGAAGTTCTCTCAGCATATCATCCGACACTATTCTGAGCTGGTTTATTTCCTTCTCAGGATGTTGTCCGACACTTTTCAGCAGCGTTATAAATCCGGTCAACAGGTTCGCTGCCCGGGCTGCCCCATCGTTGCCCCGGCAGGTTACGCAGGCTATTTTTTCTCCGGCGGCATTTGTGGACACGGTAAGTTTACAGCCGGCCGGCTCGGTTGCTATCTCTGCATAAATCTGTTCTACATTGACATCATGTTTCCTTTCAGCGAGATAATGCTGATATTCAAAGGCACATGCCGGCGAGGTTACCGCCACATTTTCTTTCTGCAACTCATTAGCTCCCGGTGAGAAAAAGTCTTTCACCTCGCGGATATCCGCCAGCTGTGTTTTCACTGCTTCAAAGAGCGTTAGAAAATTATCACCCTGCGCTACTTCCATCCTGACGGGCAGTACTTTGGTAAACACCCCCAGCGTATTACTGACAACAGACAGGTCCCTGCAAGGATCTGTCCATCCTACGGCCTGTACGTTCTCCATCGACACTCTGTACTGCAGCAGGCTCCAGACGCAAAAAAGCAGTTCCGGCGCCGCTTTCTCATCCAGCTGTAATGCAGACAGCACCTGTTGCAGCACTGTTGTCACATTTTCCCTTACGCTGTGTTCGTGCTTTGAATGAAGTTCAGCAGAAGTGATAAAAGCGTGGTCCGGCAGGTGGGGCATCTGCATTTGCTGCAGTGTTTGCAACATGTTTACCGGGATCGTATGCAGGAGTGTAAGATTCTCATTTTGCCAATCGCTATAGGCCGGGTACTGTAACGCCTCTTCATCCGGCAATCCGGGAGTAAAATCCTGATTGTGATAGCGGGCTACTGTTTCCGACACGAGCAGGTTGAGCGACCAATTGTCCAGCAATAGTGGCGAACATTGTAATATTAAATAGCAGGTATCCGGACCTGATGAAACCAATGCAGCGAACAGCGGGCAATCACGGTCGCAGAACGCAGGGTCATTGCTGAGCAGTGGCAACAATGTGTTTACATCAGCCACCTTCATCCGGCGGTATTCTATTTTAAACACCGGTCCGTTATGCTGTTCGCGAACAACCTGTAGAGGCAGAGAGCCGTTTGCGCCGGTACCGATACTGGTATTAAGTATGCTGTGCCGGGTTGCTGCTGCCTGCAGACGTTCTGCCATCAGCTCAGGATTGATATTACCCGTAATACAGTATATGGCGGTGTTAACCGGCATCCTGTCGCCGAACAGTGTCCAGATTCTCTTCTGCTGAGGTGAGATGGTATGTGTAATCATCATAAAACGGATAGCGTGCTAAAGTATCGATGCCATAATTGCTTTCTGTACATGCAGGCGATTTTCCGCCTCATCATATACAATAGATCTCGGATGGTCAGCTACTGCGGCTGTCACCTGCTCGCCACGGATAAAGGGCATACAGTTCATAAACAGCGCCTCCGGGCGGGCCACGGCGAAGTGTTGATCGCTGATCATCCAGTCATTGCGGAGCTCTTCCCTTACCTTAAGATCTTCCTCCGAGCTCATGGTGAGGCTTTTGTAGCTTTTTACGTAAATAACATCAGCATCAGCCGAAGCTTCCGTCAGGTCATTGGAGTAGCTGATGGAGGCCCCGGACGTTTTCTTCATTTCTTCAGCATGGCAGCGGAATTCCTCGTCCAGGTCAAATCCTTTGGGATTCACTACTTTGATGTTCATTCCCAGCGCAGCGGCGGCGGTGAGGAAAGAATGCGGTACTCCCGGTGATTTTTGGTAACGGGAATAGCCCCATGTGAGTACAATATTCTTCTTTTTGTAGTCCTCCCCAAATTTCTCGCGGAGCGTCAGAATATCCGCCATTACCTGGCAAGGGTGTTCTTTATCGTCCAGGGCGTTAATGATTGGTATTCCTGCGTGTTTAGCAATCTCATTAAGCGAGGCGCGGCCAAATCCGTACTGTTGCATATCGTAATACCTCACAACAAGGCCGTCCAGATATTTACCCAGTACCGTGGCAGTATCCCGGATGGTCTCTCCCCGGCTTAGCTGCAGTACGTCTTTATGATAATACTCCATATGTCCGCCGAGGCTTTTTGCACCCACCTGGAACGACACACGGGTACGGGTGGAAGCGGAGTTAAAGAGCATTCCCATAAATTTGCCCTTCAGGTACTCATTACGGTCATCCCCCTGTTTCATGGCAGTGGCGAGATCGAGGATGCCTTCCAGTTCATTTTTTGTATATCCTTTCAAACCCAGGAAATCTTTTGTTGACAGTTTATTCATATGGCAAATGCTAAATCAGGTCTATAATTGATATTAGTTAATTATTCAGGCTACTAACTCTTTTATCTCTTCCTGCACTTCCTCGATACATATTTCCATAGTACTGACAATAGTTTCAATATGGTCTTCATCGAGGATCAACGGAGGGGTTATCATGATATGATCGCCTTCATAGCCATTTACCGAACCTTTACCGGGGTAAAGGATTACGCCTTTGTCGATGGACCGTTCCCCGATCCGCTTCGACAAGGTAAGGGCCGGAGGGAAAGGCGATCTGGTGCTTTTGTCCCGTACCAGTTCCACGCCCGCCAGAAGACCTGCGCCCCGTACGTCTCCCACGATATCATACTTGTACAGCCGCTCCAGTTGCCCAAGAAATAGTTCTCCCATTCTCGCAGCATGGGAATTGATCTTCATGTCCTGCATGTAGTCAATCACAAAGCTTCCGATAGCGGCTCCCAGGGGACTACAGGCAAATGTATGTCCGCCGAGGAACGGGGTTTTGGAATCCTCAAACACTTTACAGATATTACTGTTGGCAATGACAGCCGAAAGCGGATAGTAGCCGCCGCTGATACCCTTGCCTGCAGCGATAATGTCTGGCTTAACGTTCCAGCGGTCCAATCCGAAATTTTCACCCAACCGCCCAAATCCGGTAAGGATTTCGTCTGCGATCATTACCACGTCGTACTTGGTGCATATCCTTCTGATTTCCCGCAGGTATTTTTCATCGGGAGGGGGCACTGCGCCCAAAGCTGCTGCCACCACGGGTTCAAAGACAAAAGCAGCCACCGTTTCAGGCCCTTCTTCCAGGATACATTTCTCCAGCGCATCTGAACAACTTTTTGAATATTCCTCCAGGCTTTGTTCCGCCGGTTTTCTGTAAGCATAGGCAGGTGGTATATGTGGAAAGTTATTCATCCAGCGTTCATAAGTGGCACGCCTTAATTTCATACCGCCTACATCCAGTGTAAAAATGGAATTACCGTGGTAACTGGACCAGCGGCCAATCACTTTATACCGCTCCACATTTCCCTTTATCTGGTGGTACTGATAGGCCAGTTTAATGGCATTCTCCACGGCGTCTGTACCGCTCATGACTGTCCAGGCTCTTTTAAAACCCTCCGGGGCGAACTGTACCAGTTTATCCAGATAAGCCTCTACCACCGGCGAACTAAACCCGTGAGCAGGCGTCACTACTATCTTTGCACTCTGCTCCCGGAATATTTCGCCGATCTCCGGAATTCCATAACCGATGTTGGAGACAGCCGCAGATCCGCTTGCTCCGTCGAGGTAACGTTTACCTGTCTCATCAAATACATAAACTCCCTTACCGTGGGTTAATCTGGCATATTGTTTATCCAGATCAGGACAAACAATCATTGAGTGAATTAGAGAATTGATCATTGTAAAGGGTTTTATAACGGTAATAATAAAATAATCAAAATGCCTCGTCCAGTCGGAAGTGTTGTTCCAACGAAAGGTTTGTTATTGCTGCCGCCTCCGGTCCCAGATCAACCATCTCTATCGCCTCAGCCGGGTACGCTGTAATGTGGCCGATAAATTTGTTCAGCCCCGAAAAAATCTGATCAACAGTACTTCGTTTAAAAAGGAGGTTGTTGTACCGGATGCTTAATGCTATTGCTCCGGCGGATGATTCTACGAAATTCAACTCCAGGTCATAATCACTGACCTCCAGTTCCACTTCATAATCCAGCGCTTCCACCTCACCTGTGCCAGACGTTTCTGCGGCGGTCAAATAATCGTCGTTCATATCACAAGACACCACCACATCTATCAGCGGATGCCTTCCCGGCTCTCTCCGTTTTACATTCTTTTCCACAATGGCATCCAGGGGATATTCCGCATGACTGTATACCGCAGCAAGCGTGTGGCTGATCTGCCGGGTTACATCCACAAAGCTGTCAGTCGGCCTGATATGGGATAAAACGGGCAGTACATTTACAAAAAAGCCAATCTGATTAACCAGTTCAGCCTGCGTCCTTCCCGAGACAGGAATACCGGTAATAACCCGTTCCTGCCGGCACAGCCGGGAGAGAAACAGATGTACCGCTCCAAGTACGCTGTTGAATAAACTGATATGCTGCTGTATGGAAAAGGCCTGTAAGGCGCCGGCCACAGGGGCTGCAATGACATAATTGGCAGTCGCTCCCTGTGCTGTATGAACAGGCCTTCGCTCGTAATCGAACGGCAGCCTTAGCGCCGGTGGTAACTGGGTTAATGTCTGCTGCCAAAAAACTTCGTTTGATGAAGCCCCCCTGCCCCGGTCCTGGTTCAGTTTCCAGTACACATAATCCCTGAACTGAACAGGAAGTTGTTCATGAATGGCATCCTGCCTGTTCAGAAGACGGAAATAGGCACGATTGATTTCGTCGTTCAATATAGCCATTGATCTGCCGTCAGCAATAATATGGTGTATCGACAAGATCAGTATGTGTTCCGTTGCTGACATCCGAATGAGAACACAACGGACCGGTGGCCCTTCTTCCAGGTTAAAGGGGATGTTTATCTCCCGGTTCACCAGTTCATTTATTTCACCGGGCCCTCTCGACGAAGCATCATACTGTACAACCTCGTATTTACTTCCGGCAGGCAGCACCCGCTGCCGCGCTGTGCCATTTACTACCGGAAACACGGTTCTTAATATTTCATACTTTTCTACGACTGCCTGAAAAGCCTCCTGCAAACAGCTAATATTAAGGTTCCCTTTGAGTGTCCGGGCTACAGCAATATTATAATTAACCGCTGCCGGATTCAGCTGGTAGGTGAGCCATAACGATTGTTGCGCAAAAGAAAGCGGGTAAGTATCTGCATCTTCCACCGGCAACAGGGCATCTGCCGGGTCATGCACGTAGCCGGACAGGAATCTTGCCATCGTTGCCACTGTCGGATAATTAAACACATCAGGAAGCTCCAGCCTCACTGCAAACATTTTACTTAATTCAGTAATCAGCCGAATACCTTTCAGAGAGTTACCTCCCAGGTGAAAAAAGTTCTGCTCCACGGAAATACCCGTTACGCCCAGGATCTGCTCATACACTGCTGCCACCATTTCCTCCTGCTTATTCGCCGGGGCGATGACCGGTGCGATGTCTCTGCGTTCCTTAAAGGCTGCCAGCAGTTTCTTGCGATCAGCTTTACCGTTGATATTCAAAGGGATCTTCTCTGTTATCTCATATGCAGACGGTAACAGATGCCGTGGCAGCCGGGCAGCCGCAAAGGCTGCGAGTTCTTCCGGGATAATGCCGGCCGCGCCACTTTCGGCCACAACAAATGCAACCAGCATGTCCATACCCTCGTCTGTGGCCCGGCAAACGGCCGCATTGCCGATTCCCGGGAAGGACAGTAGCACCTGTTCTATTTCTCCCGGCTCTATTCTGTTTCCATTGATCTTTATCTGATCATCTTTTCTGCCGGCAAACAACAACTGTCCACCTTCGGTCCATCGGCCCAGATCGCCCGTAAGATAAACCGGAAACCTGCTGTCATACAGAGAGGGCAAAAACCTTTCCGCGGTAAGCTCCGGGTTATTGATATACCCCCTGGCCACCCCCGGCCCGGACACAGCAATCTCACCAACTGTTCCCAGAGGTTGCAGGCGATGATGGCTGTCCAGAATATAGATGTTCATATTCCTGACCGGTTTTCCTATAGGCACTTCACTGCCGTTGAAAAAACCATCATCCTGGTATATACTGGCGCAAACGGTGGTCTCCGTTGGCCCATAGGCATTTATATACTTTTTGAATTTCCGGTAAAAAGCCGCGTCCGAAATATCAGCCCGCTCCCCTGCCGAAATAACTTTGTTCACTGTTCTGAGCGTATCTTTTTCAAAAAGTTTCAGGTAGGAAGGCGGCATGACGATGGTGGTGACATTTCTGGTAAACAATGTACGTTTCAACCGGTCAATATCCTCCACCTCGCTGTTCTGTATCAACGTGAGGCGTGCACCAGCCAGCAGCGCAATCCATACTTCATAGACAGAAGCATCGAATGTTAACGGAGAGAACTGTAATACATTATCGCTGCTGTTTATTCCTATCTGACTTATCTGGTGGCCGACCATATTAACCAGCCCCTTATGCTCTACAGCAACCCCCTTAGGGCGTCCGGTAGACCCGGAAGTATAGATGACATAAGCAAGGCTGCCAGGGGCCGGGATGGCCGGCACCCCTTGCACAGTTTCAGTCTCTTCCGGCTGGAATTCAATATCGACAGCAAAAATACTACCGTCAAACCCGGGAAAATCGAAAAGAAAACCGGAATGCGTAAGTATCAGTTTCAGCTGGCTGTCTTCCAGTATAGCAGCAGTTCTTTCTGCCGGATAGGCCGGATTAATGGGGAGATATGCCGCTCCTGACATAGTAACGCCAAGCATAGCGACCAGCCAGTCCACAGATCTCTCCAGATAAACACCCAGCAACTGACCTGGACGGACGTCATAAATCTCGCGCAGCTGGCAAGCCAGTAATGCAGACCGCCGGTACAACGCTCCATAGCTAAGGTTGCCATCCCCAAATGTAACCGCGACAGCGTCCGGACGCTCCAAAGCCATCTGCTTAAAGCAGGCAATGATGGACCCCTCCGGTATTTCCTGGCGGATGCCCGCGCCCAAGGATTTCAGCACCTCTTCCTCCTGTTCGTCCATTATCCTGATGTCATTCAGCGAAATATCCGGATTGGATAGACAAACGGCAATATTTAATATATGGCGGCCTATCCGTTCAATAAATGCCTGCTCGAAAAGACCTTTGCGATAGTAGCAACTGGACACAAAAACGCCATCGCTGACATCCATACAGCAGCACAGATCGTGTGTGCCTATCCTGGCCTCGTCAATCTTTCCCGTCGTAACCAGCACATTGCTAAAAGATGGTGTTTTTTCATCACCCGTGATAAGTTCCAGCGGATAGTTCTGATGTTCATAGCTGGCGCCGAGTATATCCTTTATCTGGTTCAAATACGCCCTCAGCGAGCCCCCCCTTTCCATTGGCACCACCACCGGCAGCAGCTCACAGTATATCTTCTGCAGCCGCTCCGGCTTGAA encodes:
- a CDS encoding non-ribosomal peptide synthetase is translated as MMITHTISPQQKRIWTLFGDRMPVNTAIYCITGNINPELMAERLQAAATRHSILNTSIGTGANGSLPLQVVREQHNGPVFKIEYRRMKVADVNTLLPLLSNDPAFCDRDCPLFAALVSSGPDTCYLILQCSPLLLDNWSLNLLVSETVARYHNQDFTPGLPDEEALQYPAYSDWQNENLTLLHTIPVNMLQTLQQMQMPHLPDHAFITSAELHSKHEHSVRENVTTVLQQVLSALQLDEKAAPELLFCVWSLLQYRVSMENVQAVGWTDPCRDLSVVSNTLGVFTKVLPVRMEVAQGDNFLTLFEAVKTQLADIREVKDFFSPGANELQKENVAVTSPACAFEYQHYLAERKHDVNVEQIYAEIATEPAGCKLTVSTNAAGEKIACVTCRGNDGAARAANLLTGFITLLKSVGQHPEKEINQLRIVSDDMLRELHMEAVPAVPTVYSSLVEAVKDHADNHGDRVAVVAGDVHLTYRALDRCADQLAGYLGENYLINKGDIVGWYGAPTDQTMIAFLGILKAGAAYLPLNYLDPAERTSRVISDSGMRLLLTQNESAQPVFSGVGTLCLSDMQWSADNRYVGHLPASDDLAYVIYTSGSTGQPKGVMMEHGAVVNLCAGIRDRVVTVPAAQTLFIAQQAPVFFDASVQQYGVSFFSGDTLFLIGDDIRKNPARLASFLISRAIEIIDFTPGMFEVLLDEVQGNLATLQLKHILVAGESWSPALVRKFTDSTAMAGGVKVSNIYGPTECCVDATYYNITEMPEAGRSLPIGRALPGYSVLLLNDALEPQLPGTPGEIYIGGKGVGRGYLNKEELTGERFLDNPFAAGEKMYKTGDFGVQDEEGLLYFNGRKDNQVKIRGYRIELGEIEKAFLRHSDVEDCIVLLNRQENDVQQLVAFYLSDGKVQPDTLRHYLEQQLPGYMVPNNLVRMDQFPLNSSGKTDRKQLMAHFLKKDKAVKTTLLSEMETTLLNLCRDLLNMNNIGIDDNFFNAGGDSLKAMKLMSYIFKNLDNSIKLRDIFEFPVLSSLARKISVNRNGDPDLIPKVRDAGHYQLSSFQRRFWVLQNLLGEKITNNIQNTYETTDAFDEALLYQALKELTKRQEVLRTIFIQVDEVPFQKILPPDQAAVYLEYRDLRQVSAPEAVLAQVMEEEGKHIFRLDEAPLWRVLVFRPTDDRFVVGITMHHIIADQWSSALFIDQLRQLYHDLLLGIPFRMKELAIQYKDYAEWEQGRIVAGKHASDKAYWSDIFRGDVPALNLRIERPRPRIKGYISHAVSRLFEAHTITKLNEIGRRSDTNVFATLFTIVSVLLYKYTGQQEMIVGFPAINRNRPEVKDLIGFFLNNLAVRCNMNGTDTVEQILSANAKMIIDALEHAGYPYLEMVSELVNDRDLSRAPLFDVFVVYERIESPAHNKMLTGKRSSKKTG
- a CDS encoding ornithine carbamoyltransferase yields the protein MNKLSTKDFLGLKGYTKNELEGILDLATAMKQGDDRNEYLKGKFMGMLFNSASTRTRVSFQVGAKSLGGHMEYYHKDVLQLSRGETIRDTATVLGKYLDGLVVRYYDMQQYGFGRASLNEIAKHAGIPIINALDDKEHPCQVMADILTLREKFGEDYKKKNIVLTWGYSRYQKSPGVPHSFLTAAAALGMNIKVVNPKGFDLDEEFRCHAEEMKKTSGASISYSNDLTEASADADVIYVKSYKSLTMSSEEDLKVREELRNDWMISDQHFAVARPEALFMNCMPFIRGEQVTAAVADHPRSIVYDEAENRLHVQKAIMASIL